One genomic window of Candidatus Nitrosopumilus sediminis includes the following:
- a CDS encoding histidine kinase → MIDKIDELIISALSQNSKQEVFEIWDFLKGFNYNLTEEEIESRISKLEEEGIIKGYTITVDVKKIPHRVIRVDLVTFRTSQALPKRIEGLKKYLNDAPFVLFSGRTRGGYDWITVKSFLSNEMADQENDIYRNLFGDIIQTYEVYDFVPQTEASIYALTYTEEEYKKFLKEWAPPFIGS, encoded by the coding sequence TTGATAGACAAGATTGATGAGTTAATAATTTCAGCACTTTCTCAAAATTCAAAACAAGAGGTATTTGAGATTTGGGATTTTTTAAAGGGATTTAATTATAATTTAACAGAGGAGGAAATAGAATCTAGAATATCAAAACTTGAAGAAGAGGGAATTATCAAAGGATATACAATTACTGTTGATGTAAAAAAGATTCCACATAGGGTTATACGTGTAGATCTTGTCACTTTTAGAACATCACAAGCACTCCCAAAAAGAATAGAAGGATTGAAAAAATATCTCAATGATGCACCATTTGTTTTATTTTCAGGTAGAACACGTGGAGGATATGATTGGATTACAGTCAAATCATTTTTGTCAAATGAGATGGCAGATCAAGAAAACGATATTTATCGAAATTTGTTTGGAGATATTATTCAGACATATGAGGTGTACGATTTTGTTCCACAGACAGAAGCATCAATTTATGCACTGACATATACAGAAGAGGAATACAAAAAATTTCTCAAAGAATGGGCGCCTCCATTTATTGGATCATAA
- a CDS encoding ParB/RepB/Spo0J family partition protein, which produces MEIIDNSIVEPIEIRMIRPSKSPVRYAVSPNSPELTNLKSSIKAHGLLQPIVIRPLDHGFEIVAGHRRFAACRSLRWRFIPSKIRDLSDKQAYEIQLTENIQRKSMDPIEEAEAYQKYVNEYGWGGVSDLGQKIGKSEEYVSHRMQLLKLPEDVREKIICSNLSVSQALELTNVDASLKSEFVDEIVNNKLTIKQIRVMKKKIKSESDLYKQTPDKNSKSLNLIKKTNLSLKITLSRIDDLIEDAHGINPKQRVEMIKFLMGLRLKTHSMIDETIHFKKKHLQ; this is translated from the coding sequence ATGGAAATAATTGATAATTCTATCGTAGAGCCTATTGAAATTAGAATGATTAGACCATCTAAATCCCCTGTTAGATATGCTGTTTCACCAAATTCTCCAGAATTAACAAATCTGAAATCTAGCATAAAAGCGCATGGACTATTGCAACCTATTGTCATTAGGCCTCTAGATCATGGATTTGAGATAGTTGCAGGACATAGAAGATTTGCAGCATGTAGATCACTGCGTTGGAGATTCATTCCAAGCAAAATCAGAGATTTGTCTGATAAACAAGCATATGAAATTCAACTGACTGAGAATATTCAAAGAAAATCTATGGATCCTATAGAAGAAGCTGAAGCATATCAAAAATATGTCAATGAATATGGGTGGGGTGGAGTAAGTGACCTTGGTCAAAAAATTGGAAAAAGTGAAGAGTATGTATCTCATAGAATGCAGCTTTTAAAACTCCCCGAAGATGTCCGTGAGAAGATAATTTGCAGTAATTTGAGCGTAAGTCAGGCCTTAGAACTAACAAATGTTGATGCTTCGCTGAAAAGTGAATTTGTGGATGAAATAGTCAACAACAAACTAACAATAAAACAAATTCGAGTCATGAAAAAGAAGATCAAATCTGAATCTGATCTATACAAACAAACACCTGACAAAAATTCCAAGTCACTTAACTTGATAAAGAAAACCAATCTGTCTCTAAAAATAACCCTTTCAAGAATTGATGATCTTATAGAAGATGCACACGGTATTAACCCAAAACAAAGAGTAGAGATGATTAAATTCTTGATGGGTCTAAGATTAAAAACTCATTCAATGATAGATGAAACCATCCACTTCAAAAAGAAACATTTGCAATAA
- a CDS encoding multicopper oxidase domain-containing protein codes for MKQNTTMFVVVGVLIGFSIAFVAFIQSPEIQTTTAESSEIYPKFTNPNPKTLSYTLIAQDAEIEVSPGVQAKVWTYNGTVPAPTLRFSEGDDVTVKFVNETPYAHTIHFHGTHDSTNDGVFPQIMPGEEYTYHFVAHEAGMFMYHCHAFPTSEHVRMGMFGAMIIDPAIRPMEPAREYFFTLSEFDPNNALEYFTEFYPVNGYANQYMDNPIQVVSGELTRFYVMGVGGVLQSPFHVHSTIMKVYPSGILWNEPYFAQTHLIGNGDTAIIEATWDTPGKYLFHVHGIQEERGSMAIIEVLEDASSLSDIQTPSNNKGSYSMIEWQEDLIRSLEQPKLITYDNLGEAKVSDIPKIKTDKVDIVKDSWNPDIVESYDPLAIEIESGTTVTWTNEDFVIHTVTDKENSFDSGFIQAGKTWSYQFEKPGELDYFCTLHPWMQGTVTIT; via the coding sequence ATGAAACAAAATACAACAATGTTTGTAGTGGTGGGAGTACTAATTGGATTCAGTATTGCATTTGTAGCATTTATCCAATCTCCAGAAATTCAAACAACCACAGCCGAATCATCTGAGATTTATCCAAAATTTACAAATCCTAATCCTAAGACATTGTCTTATACGTTAATTGCTCAAGATGCTGAAATTGAAGTGTCTCCTGGTGTCCAAGCTAAAGTCTGGACGTACAATGGAACAGTTCCTGCACCAACTTTGAGATTTTCAGAAGGTGATGACGTTACTGTAAAATTTGTAAATGAAACTCCTTATGCACACACAATCCATTTTCATGGAACTCATGATTCTACAAATGATGGTGTTTTTCCACAGATAATGCCTGGTGAAGAATACACGTATCATTTTGTTGCACATGAAGCTGGCATGTTCATGTATCATTGCCATGCATTTCCAACATCTGAACATGTGAGGATGGGAATGTTTGGTGCAATGATAATTGATCCTGCAATACGTCCAATGGAGCCTGCACGAGAATACTTTTTCACTCTAAGTGAGTTTGATCCTAACAATGCACTAGAATATTTTACAGAATTTTATCCAGTAAATGGATATGCAAACCAGTACATGGATAATCCAATTCAAGTGGTTTCAGGAGAATTAACCCGATTCTATGTAATGGGAGTTGGCGGGGTATTGCAATCTCCCTTCCATGTACATAGTACAATAATGAAAGTATACCCTTCAGGGATTTTATGGAATGAACCATACTTTGCACAAACTCATCTAATTGGAAACGGCGATACTGCAATTATAGAGGCAACATGGGACACTCCAGGAAAATATCTATTTCATGTTCATGGAATACAGGAAGAACGTGGCTCTATGGCAATAATTGAAGTGTTAGAAGATGCATCATCATTATCTGATATTCAAACTCCAAGTAATAACAAAGGAAGTTATTCCATGATAGAGTGGCAAGAAGATTTGATAAGATCATTGGAGCAACCAAAACTAATCACATATGATAACTTGGGAGAAGCCAAAGTTAGTGATATTCCTAAAATAAAGACAGACAAAGTAGACATTGTCAAGGATTCATGGAATCCAGATATTGTAGAATCCTATGATCCTCTTGCAATAGAAATTGAATCAGGAACAACTGTTACATGGACAAACGAAGACTTTGTTATACATACTGTAACTGACAAGGAAAATTCATTTGATTCAGGGTTTATCCAAGCAGGAAAAACATGGTCATATCAGTTTGAAAAACCAGGAGAATTGGATTATTTCTGTACCTTACATCCTTGGATGCAGGGAACTGTTACGATAACCTAA
- a CDS encoding Hsp20/alpha crystallin family protein — MASYKGAYSNEQSLNFVIPIIIILFLGIIYIMTQRADSGFVSFILIGAAALTMFYWARVLKRMAKDQKPTYTQSREQETKNWVYDLIKGENEFVFVAEVPGPEDKIAVRLVDGILYIRGTAGFSKEVPIEGVNEMQIFDFKYRNGVLTLRIK; from the coding sequence TTGGCAAGTTACAAAGGAGCATATTCAAATGAACAATCATTGAATTTTGTCATCCCCATAATCATAATTCTGTTTTTAGGTATAATCTATATCATGACACAAAGAGCAGATTCGGGTTTTGTTAGTTTTATTCTAATTGGCGCAGCAGCCCTTACAATGTTTTATTGGGCTAGAGTTCTAAAAAGAATGGCAAAGGATCAAAAACCAACATACACACAATCCAGAGAACAAGAAACAAAGAATTGGGTTTATGATTTGATTAAGGGAGAAAATGAATTTGTTTTTGTTGCCGAAGTCCCAGGTCCAGAAGATAAGATTGCAGTTAGATTAGTAGATGGCATATTATACATTAGAGGAACTGCAGGATTTTCAAAAGAAGTTCCCATAGAAGGAGTAAACGAAATGCAAATTTTTGATTTTAAATACAGAAATGGTGTATTAACACTAAGAATAAAGTAA
- a CDS encoding DNA topoisomerase IV subunit A, protein MKTTKKQQNKINARSKKADEKQKNILEMLKSHGAKIYDDLDNGQFPKFSIPSRSVSNIVYDKKLRQYILGNNAAVRSSRNSAQLRSFTQLMWLAFFANRLTHEKKSSTLRDVYYSSQAFAIEFEDQSESDNIIVDLEAVTSKPREDFHIFPEERSSIFGDLNIEYTIPGYEGKTMNLSNHPDGYSIGPSLTTAELVDTSAEIVIAIEKGGLFTRFVEEQIDKKFKSIIINTGGQAPRSTRTLLKRLHDEMGLPVIVLTDGDVYGEHIAMVIKSGSANAAHLRELTVPDAKWVGVWATDIEKYKLPTIPMTESDIKRCYDLQKDPRYQDGIWKKELDVFLRLKRKAELEAFSKYGLTNITDKYLPQKLELAKSL, encoded by the coding sequence TTGAAAACAACTAAAAAACAACAAAACAAAATAAATGCACGAAGCAAAAAAGCTGATGAAAAACAAAAAAACATCCTTGAGATGCTCAAAAGTCACGGTGCAAAAATATATGATGACTTGGATAATGGACAATTTCCTAAATTTTCAATCCCAAGTAGATCCGTAAGTAACATAGTTTATGATAAAAAACTCCGACAGTATATTCTGGGAAATAATGCAGCTGTTAGAAGCTCAAGAAATTCTGCACAATTAAGATCTTTTACGCAATTAATGTGGTTAGCATTTTTTGCAAATAGACTAACTCATGAAAAAAAATCATCCACATTAAGAGATGTATATTATTCATCTCAGGCTTTCGCTATTGAATTTGAAGATCAATCCGAATCTGATAATATTATTGTGGATTTAGAAGCTGTAACATCTAAACCACGAGAAGATTTTCATATATTCCCTGAGGAGAGAAGCTCAATTTTTGGTGATTTGAATATAGAATATACAATTCCTGGCTATGAGGGAAAAACTATGAATTTGTCAAATCATCCTGATGGTTATTCAATAGGTCCTAGTTTGACTACTGCTGAATTAGTAGATACAAGTGCAGAAATTGTTATTGCAATTGAAAAAGGTGGTCTCTTTACAAGATTTGTTGAAGAACAAATAGATAAAAAATTCAAATCAATTATCATCAATACTGGTGGACAAGCACCACGTTCAACTCGAACTCTGTTAAAGCGATTACATGATGAAATGGGGTTGCCTGTAATTGTTTTAACTGACGGAGATGTGTATGGAGAACACATTGCAATGGTTATCAAATCTGGTTCTGCAAATGCTGCTCATCTTAGAGAACTAACAGTACCTGATGCAAAATGGGTAGGCGTATGGGCTACTGATATTGAAAAATACAAGTTGCCAACTATTCCTATGACTGAATCTGACATTAAGAGATGTTATGATCTTCAAAAAGATCCTAGATATCAGGATGGAATTTGGAAAAAAGAATTAGATGTATTTCTTAGATTAAAACGAAAAGCAGAACTGGAGGCTTTCTCAAAATATGGTCTGACAAATATTACCGACAAATATCTACCACAAAAATTAGAACTAGCAAAAAGTCTATAG
- a CDS encoding DNA topoisomerase VI subunit B: MSSIKEKFNQISPSEFFYSNRDLAGFSNPTRSLYTAVREFVENALDACDQKGILPDVHLTIKAVEPEKPDPKPYILTVKDNGPGIDAEHIPLAFGTVLYGSKFGLKQARGMFGLGATMAILYGQITTNKPVTVKSSVDGETQHIFELLLDIQKNKPVIVQHITKEVSKKGLSVSICLEGDYSKAGNKIRDYVYETSLITPYASITFDDPKGQKFSHPRFVKEIPPPPTIIRPHPHGIDVERIRRMIVESQFEIPTIDDAMIEKVRKDLGLSAKNLSFTGIMDKAKKKWKTLPRQVRVVIALMSFLKMDFDKLNKIRIEDIDMPNKKLFYWDFGDSQSKSIDMDPESQYYKQLTNTVQGEPLTTFLTKRFQRIGPTTAVKFAEFAGFKPEKRMGTLSNQELVHLSDSLQKFEDFMAPDSTCLAPLGEEPLEKGIKKFFNPDFTAVVQRPPSAYSGFPFIIEMGIAYGGDIKSGGPHVYRYANRIPLLYDEGSDVVLKVVNDTDWGRYKVKGDPPFIIVSHICSTRIPYKTAGKENVADRPEIERELRLALQFLSRKLAAYMSKRGQADMAKKRANLYAKYIPLIAEFCTELSGKKKAPNYQKLLEENAVESKKIEEEKEIENN, translated from the coding sequence ATGTCTTCTATTAAGGAAAAGTTTAATCAAATTTCTCCGAGTGAATTCTTTTACAGTAATCGTGATTTAGCTGGATTTAGTAATCCTACAAGATCTCTTTATACTGCCGTTCGGGAATTCGTTGAAAATGCATTGGATGCATGTGATCAAAAAGGGATTCTTCCTGATGTTCATCTAACAATCAAGGCAGTTGAGCCTGAAAAACCAGATCCTAAACCCTACATTTTGACTGTAAAGGATAATGGACCTGGAATCGATGCAGAACACATTCCGCTTGCTTTTGGAACTGTACTTTATGGTTCAAAATTTGGACTCAAACAAGCAAGGGGTATGTTTGGACTTGGAGCAACTATGGCAATTCTTTATGGGCAAATTACAACTAACAAACCTGTTACTGTAAAAAGTTCTGTTGATGGTGAAACTCAACATATCTTTGAATTGCTACTTGATATTCAAAAAAATAAACCCGTAATTGTACAACATATAACTAAAGAAGTTTCAAAAAAAGGACTTTCCGTCAGTATTTGTTTAGAAGGTGATTATTCTAAAGCAGGAAACAAAATTAGAGATTATGTTTATGAAACTTCTTTGATTACTCCGTATGCCTCTATTACTTTCGATGATCCAAAAGGGCAAAAATTTAGCCATCCTAGATTTGTAAAAGAAATTCCACCTCCACCTACAATAATTCGCCCTCATCCACATGGAATTGATGTAGAAAGAATTAGAAGAATGATTGTAGAATCCCAATTTGAAATTCCTACAATTGATGATGCCATGATTGAAAAAGTAAGAAAGGATTTAGGATTATCCGCAAAAAATCTTAGTTTCACAGGAATTATGGATAAAGCAAAGAAAAAATGGAAAACGCTTCCACGACAGGTAAGAGTTGTAATTGCTTTGATGTCGTTTTTAAAAATGGATTTTGATAAACTAAACAAAATACGAATCGAAGATATTGACATGCCAAATAAAAAATTATTTTATTGGGATTTTGGTGATTCACAATCAAAATCAATCGACATGGATCCTGAAAGTCAGTATTACAAACAACTAACTAATACAGTTCAAGGTGAACCTCTTACCACATTTCTTACAAAACGATTTCAAAGGATAGGTCCAACAACTGCTGTGAAATTTGCAGAATTTGCAGGTTTCAAACCCGAAAAACGAATGGGTACTTTATCCAATCAAGAATTAGTGCATCTTAGTGATTCACTTCAAAAATTTGAAGATTTTATGGCTCCTGATTCAACATGCTTGGCTCCCTTAGGAGAGGAGCCTTTGGAAAAAGGAATTAAAAAGTTCTTTAATCCTGATTTTACTGCAGTGGTTCAACGTCCACCATCAGCATATTCTGGTTTCCCATTCATTATTGAGATGGGAATTGCATATGGTGGAGATATTAAATCTGGAGGACCACATGTGTATCGATATGCCAACAGAATTCCATTACTTTATGATGAAGGAAGCGATGTAGTTTTAAAAGTCGTTAATGATACCGATTGGGGTCGATACAAAGTAAAAGGTGATCCTCCATTCATTATTGTATCTCATATATGCTCAACTAGAATCCCGTATAAAACAGCAGGAAAAGAAAATGTTGCTGATCGACCGGAAATAGAAAGAGAATTAAGATTGGCATTGCAATTCCTATCCAGAAAATTAGCAGCATACATGTCTAAAAGAGGCCAAGCTGATATGGCGAAAAAGAGAGCAAATCTTTATGCAAAATATATTCCGCTTATTGCAGAATTTTGTACAGAACTTTCTGGTAAGAAAAAAGCACCTAATTACCAGAAACTATTAGAAGAAAATGCAGTTGAATCTAAAAAAATAGAGGAGGAAAAAGAAATTGAAAACAACTAA
- a CDS encoding KH domain-containing protein, with translation MSFEKLIRIPNDRIAVLIGKSGNVKSKIETACHVSLDIDGETGEVLIKTQGDVEKIQPFKAMEIVTAIGRGFSPENAMTLLKGENALHVIDLREFAGKSNANVERIKGRIIGEGGRARRNMENLSGTHISVYGKTVSIIGDASKLRLAVDAISSISSGSMHGAVYTKLEAANRKVKQEKMQLWEDQDVFY, from the coding sequence ATGAGCTTTGAAAAATTAATCCGTATTCCAAATGATCGAATTGCAGTTTTAATTGGAAAATCTGGAAATGTTAAATCAAAAATTGAAACAGCTTGCCATGTATCTTTAGACATAGATGGTGAAACAGGTGAGGTTTTAATAAAAACTCAAGGAGATGTTGAAAAAATCCAACCGTTCAAAGCAATGGAAATTGTTACGGCTATTGGTAGAGGGTTCTCCCCTGAAAATGCAATGACTTTGTTAAAAGGTGAAAATGCATTGCATGTAATAGATCTTAGAGAGTTTGCAGGAAAATCTAATGCTAATGTTGAAAGGATAAAAGGGAGGATTATTGGAGAAGGTGGTAGAGCAAGACGAAATATGGAAAATCTTAGTGGTACTCATATCTCAGTTTATGGAAAAACTGTTTCAATTATTGGTGATGCAAGTAAACTACGTTTAGCAGTTGATGCAATATCCTCTATCTCTAGTGGAAGTATGCATGGTGCTGTTTATACCAAATTAGAAGCTGCTAACAGAAAAGTCAAACAAGAAAAAATGCAATTATGGGAAGATCAAGATGTCTTCTATTAA
- a CDS encoding serine protein kinase RIO: MTDTISKKLESKLDNKLISKRKRTQLEDGFKKGKVVNEVLDKPTVMTLYKMITDHIIAYVNGSVSAGKESVLFWGVDDNDVSVALKIYLVTTSNFKKREPYITGDPRFSHLKKGTKNLVYLWAKKEYRNLSQCYEAGIPVPRPLYVTNNVLAMEFIGNNGTPAKSLLTSQVDENDYAQAISILSDLYKKAKLVHGDFSEYNIFKTENGLVVFDLGSGVDLRHPNAHEFLKRDINNIGRFFKKRGIAVEDSEKIFEDIVK; encoded by the coding sequence ATGACTGACACCATTAGCAAAAAATTGGAATCTAAATTAGATAATAAATTAATTTCTAAACGAAAAAGAACTCAGTTAGAAGATGGTTTCAAAAAAGGAAAAGTCGTCAATGAAGTTTTAGATAAACCTACTGTAATGACTCTTTACAAAATGATCACTGATCATATTATTGCATATGTCAATGGCTCTGTAAGTGCTGGAAAGGAGTCTGTTCTCTTTTGGGGTGTTGATGATAATGATGTTAGTGTTGCATTAAAAATTTACTTGGTTACTACTTCCAATTTTAAAAAACGTGAGCCATACATAACAGGTGATCCTAGATTTTCTCATCTAAAAAAAGGAACAAAAAACCTAGTTTATCTTTGGGCAAAAAAAGAATATCGGAATTTATCTCAATGTTATGAGGCTGGAATTCCCGTCCCGCGACCTCTATATGTTACAAATAATGTTCTTGCTATGGAATTCATAGGAAATAATGGCACACCTGCAAAGTCCTTGTTAACTTCACAAGTAGATGAAAATGATTATGCCCAGGCTATTTCAATTTTGAGTGATCTTTATAAAAAGGCAAAATTAGTTCATGGTGATTTTTCAGAATACAATATTTTTAAAACCGAAAATGGCTTGGTAGTTTTTGATCTTGGCTCTGGGGTAGACCTTAGACATCCAAATGCACATGAGTTCCTTAAACGAGATATTAATAATATTGGAAGATTCTTTAAAAAAAGAGGAATTGCTGTTGAAGATTCAGAAAAAATATTTGAGGATATTGTAAAATGA
- a CDS encoding DUF424 domain-containing protein → MQFSVRTTNYQNQSMLNICDADILGKKIIEGELTMHISENYYGERFVEKDEAESLLKTSSIINMAGKKTVTLSLKLGIGSEKAVKIISDVPFLIIFNM, encoded by the coding sequence ATGCAATTTTCAGTACGAACTACTAATTATCAAAACCAATCCATGTTGAATATTTGTGATGCTGATATTTTGGGAAAAAAAATTATCGAAGGTGAATTAACAATGCACATTAGTGAAAATTATTATGGAGAAAGATTTGTTGAGAAAGATGAAGCTGAATCTTTATTGAAAACTTCTTCAATCATAAACATGGCTGGTAAAAAAACAGTTACATTATCTTTAAAACTTGGTATTGGCTCCGAAAAAGCTGTAAAAATTATTTCTGACGTTCCTTTCCTAATCATTTTTAACATGTAA
- a CDS encoding translation initiation factor IF-2 subunit beta has translation MTKTDYENLLKRIQDKLGDTDKESQTRFELPVVDVMWEGQKTFLRNFSEFPKVLRRDPDKVLQYLSKEFAVPAERLGDKAMFVGRRAPDDFTRLFQIYVKDYLECPTCKSPDTKILKENRISFLICEACGAKSTLKGKYA, from the coding sequence GTGACTAAAACAGATTACGAAAATCTACTAAAACGTATTCAGGATAAGCTTGGCGATACTGATAAAGAATCCCAAACTCGATTTGAGCTTCCTGTGGTAGATGTGATGTGGGAAGGCCAAAAGACTTTCTTACGAAACTTTTCAGAATTTCCAAAGGTTTTACGAAGAGACCCAGACAAAGTTCTTCAATACCTTTCAAAAGAATTTGCAGTTCCAGCAGAGAGATTGGGAGATAAGGCCATGTTTGTAGGTAGAAGAGCTCCTGATGATTTTACAAGATTATTCCAAATTTACGTTAAGGACTATCTTGAATGCCCAACATGTAAAAGTCCTGATACAAAGATCCTCAAAGAAAACAGAATTTCCTTTTTAATTTGTGAGGCGTGTGGAGCAAAATCTACTTTGAAAGGTAAATACGCGTAA
- a CDS encoding DUF5679 domain-containing protein, with protein sequence MVQAYCVKCRAKRDIKDPKETTLKNGRPAVKGTCPTCGTNVFRIGKME encoded by the coding sequence ATGGTTCAAGCATATTGCGTAAAATGCAGAGCAAAAAGGGACATTAAAGATCCCAAAGAAACTACACTAAAGAACGGACGTCCTGCCGTAAAAGGTACATGTCCAACATGTGGTACAAACGTCTTCCGAATAGGAAAGATGGAATAA